One genomic window of Evansella cellulosilytica DSM 2522 includes the following:
- the hemB gene encoding porphobilinogen synthase, which produces MSTIDFRRHRRLRRTEGIRNMVRETHLHKEDLIYPIFVKEGTNIKNEIASMPGIYQWSLDLVEQEVKEVVDLGIPSIILFGIPHEKDECGTSAYAEDGIVQQATRLVKEKFPHLTVIADTCLCQFTDHGHCGVIEDGQVLNDPTLELLVKTAVSQAKAGADIIAPSNMMDGFVAAIRHGLDDAGYHDIPIMSYAVKFASSFYGPFRDAAHSSPQFGDRKTYQMDPANRLDALREAQSDVEEGADFLIVKPALSYLDIMRDVKDRFPLPVVAYNVSGEYSMIKAAAQNGWVDEKGIVLEKLVSMKRAGADLILTYFAKDVVKWLEQ; this is translated from the coding sequence ATGTCAACAATTGATTTTCGTCGCCATAGACGGTTACGTAGAACAGAAGGTATTCGTAATATGGTGAGAGAAACACACTTACATAAAGAAGATTTAATCTATCCTATTTTCGTTAAAGAAGGTACAAACATCAAAAATGAAATTGCTTCAATGCCAGGTATTTATCAATGGTCATTAGATCTAGTAGAGCAAGAGGTGAAGGAAGTTGTTGATCTCGGTATACCATCAATTATCTTATTCGGTATACCTCATGAAAAGGACGAGTGTGGAACATCTGCTTATGCTGAAGACGGAATAGTGCAGCAGGCGACACGCTTAGTTAAAGAAAAGTTTCCTCACTTAACAGTCATTGCTGATACTTGCTTATGTCAGTTTACTGACCATGGTCATTGTGGTGTGATTGAAGATGGACAAGTGTTAAATGACCCTACTCTTGAGCTTCTTGTGAAAACTGCAGTGTCGCAAGCAAAAGCTGGAGCTGATATTATTGCGCCGTCAAATATGATGGACGGCTTTGTAGCAGCGATCCGTCATGGATTAGACGATGCGGGATATCACGATATTCCAATTATGAGTTATGCAGTGAAGTTTGCATCATCTTTTTACGGTCCATTCCGAGATGCAGCCCATAGTTCACCTCAATTTGGTGATCGTAAAACATATCAAATGGATCCTGCCAATCGACTAGATGCTTTAAGAGAGGCACAATCAGATGTCGAGGAAGGAGCAGATTTCCTCATAGTTAAGCCTGCACTTTCATATTTAGACATTATGAGAGATGTGAAAGACCGTTTTCCACTTCCTGTCGTTGCCTATAACGTTAGTGGTGAATACTCAATGATAAAAGCTGCTGCTCAAAATGGCTGGGTAGATGAAAAAGGTATCGTTTTAGAAAAATTAGTAAGTATGAAGCGAGCGGGAGCCGATTTAATTTTAACTTATTTTGCAAAAGATGTTGTAAAGTGGTTAGAACAATAA
- a CDS encoding ISL3 family transposase: MHMHFIMNFPGLEELTVTKTEVVADSFHIHVEMERKTHRCPVCEGKTKQVHDYRIQKIQHLKMFERNTYLFYRKRRYKCSCGKSFPEKTKVIEKYQRHTVEWNQALGLRVIQGKNFKDTASQFRTSPTTVIRRFDKISTPMFKEVEELPEVIAIDEYKGDTNKGKFQVIIANGKTGEPLDILPDRSVKTVKSYLRKKGDNVKMVVMDMSYSFKSAVEKALGSPVIIADRFHFCRYIYWSLDQVRRRVQKDFHDYDRKKCKRMKHVFNKRHEDLTEKQHWYLERYLNLSSELRRAYELKEAFRLWFDKAKEIGSKDGLRVKQGLNNFYELVKNSGMKEFIKAIETFKNWENEIINSFTFGYTNGPIEGLNNQTKVIKRNAFGFKRYDRLRMRVLLHHQLKGKTIQVG, from the coding sequence GTGCATATGCATTTTATCATGAATTTTCCTGGTTTAGAAGAGTTGACTGTAACAAAAACAGAAGTAGTGGCAGATTCGTTTCATATCCATGTAGAGATGGAGCGTAAAACACATCGATGTCCCGTATGTGAGGGGAAAACGAAGCAAGTTCATGACTATCGAATTCAGAAGATCCAACATCTGAAGATGTTTGAAAGAAACACATATTTGTTTTATCGAAAGAGACGCTATAAGTGTTCCTGTGGTAAGAGTTTTCCTGAAAAGACGAAAGTGATAGAAAAGTATCAGCGCCATACAGTGGAATGGAATCAGGCATTGGGATTGCGTGTCATTCAAGGAAAGAACTTTAAAGATACAGCTAGCCAGTTTCGAACATCTCCAACCACTGTAATAAGACGATTTGATAAAATTTCAACACCGATGTTTAAGGAAGTGGAGGAATTACCTGAAGTAATTGCGATTGATGAATATAAAGGAGATACAAACAAAGGAAAGTTCCAGGTTATCATAGCGAATGGAAAGACAGGAGAGCCGCTGGACATCCTTCCGGATCGTTCGGTGAAAACTGTTAAGTCCTACCTCCGAAAAAAAGGTGACAATGTAAAAATGGTAGTCATGGATATGAGTTATTCCTTCAAGTCAGCTGTAGAAAAAGCCCTGGGTAGTCCTGTGATTATTGCGGATCGTTTCCACTTCTGTCGCTATATATATTGGTCATTAGATCAAGTAAGAAGAAGAGTTCAAAAAGACTTTCATGATTACGACCGAAAAAAGTGCAAACGAATGAAGCATGTATTTAATAAACGCCATGAGGATTTAACAGAGAAGCAGCACTGGTATTTGGAAAGGTATTTAAATCTCTCCAGTGAATTAAGAAGGGCATATGAACTTAAGGAAGCCTTCCGATTGTGGTTTGATAAGGCAAAAGAGATAGGTTCCAAAGATGGCTTACGAGTAAAACAAGGTCTTAATAACTTCTATGAATTGGTTAAAAATTCAGGGATGAAGGAGTTTATAAAAGCGATTGAAACGTTTAAGAACTGGGAGAATGAGATAATTAATAGTTTTACTTTTGGCTACACCAATGGTCCAATTGAGGGGCTTAACAACCAAACGAAGGTCATAAAACGTAATGCCTTTGGATTTAAGCGTTATGACAGATTGCGAATGCGAGTGTTATTACATCATCAATTAAAAGGAAAGACAATTCAAGTAGGATAA
- the ysxE gene encoding spore coat protein YsxE, translated as MNIQVQQKPIGAVLFQYDIYPEKIETVGKVKKVFSANGVYALKEAKMNQEEADWFVHVIRRLERIGFHYVVPILPTKYGDYIVRYNEQAYYMMPWYEDNTEFRHPVHPEEVMVEELARLHGLTERTQEYSEEVLEESYETLKRRWGYRRLEMERYADQIEGNVYLSPFELTFLTHFQRSLYMADEAEKHLSSWIEGAKHKKSFRSVLCHGKPSRKHACFDKYGTAYLLNFEKAVLDTPSRDLALLFRHFFQSRPWDEQEGQHWLHLYERHFALFEEEKHLFISYLAFPESIYQAVDAYKKKDNAMTELQAVTQLERKILTMNRVQRFMTSLFEKKENE; from the coding sequence ATGAACATACAAGTTCAGCAAAAGCCTATAGGTGCAGTACTATTTCAATACGATATTTATCCAGAAAAAATAGAAACTGTAGGAAAAGTAAAAAAAGTTTTCTCTGCAAATGGTGTATATGCATTAAAAGAGGCAAAAATGAATCAAGAGGAAGCGGATTGGTTCGTTCATGTCATAAGGCGATTGGAGCGTATTGGTTTCCATTACGTCGTCCCCATTTTACCTACAAAATATGGGGATTACATCGTTCGGTACAATGAGCAAGCATATTATATGATGCCTTGGTATGAGGACAATACAGAGTTTCGTCACCCAGTACACCCTGAAGAAGTAATGGTGGAAGAATTGGCAAGGCTCCATGGCTTAACAGAAAGAACACAAGAGTATTCAGAAGAAGTGTTAGAGGAATCATATGAAACGTTAAAAAGACGATGGGGGTACAGAAGGCTTGAAATGGAGAGGTATGCTGATCAAATAGAAGGGAATGTATACTTATCACCATTCGAACTTACTTTTTTAACGCACTTCCAACGAAGTTTATACATGGCCGATGAAGCAGAGAAGCATTTGAGTTCATGGATAGAAGGAGCAAAACATAAAAAAAGCTTCAGAAGTGTTTTATGTCATGGAAAGCCGAGTCGAAAGCACGCTTGCTTTGATAAATATGGAACTGCGTATTTATTAAACTTTGAAAAGGCAGTATTAGACACGCCATCAAGAGATTTAGCATTATTATTCCGTCATTTTTTCCAATCAAGACCTTGGGATGAGCAAGAAGGTCAGCATTGGTTACACTTATATGAACGACACTTTGCATTGTTTGAAGAAGAGAAGCATTTATTTATAAGCTATTTAGCATTTCCAGAAAGTATTTACCAAGCTGTAGATGCTTATAAGAAAAAAGATAATGCAATGACTGAGCTCCAAGCAGTGACTCAATTAGAGAGGAAAATATTGACTATGAATCGCGTACAACGATTTATGA
- a CDS encoding bile acid:sodium symporter family protein, translated as MQTIQSISQFVSKYFAFFVIIIAVIAFSAPEGFTWIAPHITILLGIIMFGMGLTMKLSDFSAVAKKPIPVFFGVIAQFVIMPLVAFGIAKLLGLPPELAAGLVLVGACPGGTASNVMVYLAKGDLPVSVAMTSVSTLLAPLLTPAILLLLAGQWLPVDAGAMFFSIIEVIIVPIALGIIVRKLLPNIVEKGTEALPVISIVAILGIVAAVVGVNQENLASAALLLFTAVILHNVFGLLLGYVAAKAVGLDETKRRAISIEVGMQNSGLGATLASVHFSPLAALPSAIFSVWHNISGPILVSLWSRKKVDNEDDNKKAS; from the coding sequence ATGCAAACTATCCAATCTATTAGTCAATTTGTGAGTAAATATTTTGCGTTCTTTGTCATTATTATTGCAGTTATCGCTTTTTCAGCACCAGAAGGCTTTACATGGATTGCTCCTCACATAACGATACTATTAGGTATCATCATGTTTGGAATGGGATTAACGATGAAGCTATCTGATTTTTCCGCAGTTGCTAAAAAACCTATACCTGTATTTTTCGGAGTCATTGCTCAATTCGTCATTATGCCATTAGTAGCTTTTGGAATAGCGAAACTATTAGGACTACCTCCTGAATTAGCTGCTGGTTTAGTATTAGTAGGAGCATGTCCTGGTGGAACCGCATCAAATGTAATGGTTTATTTAGCAAAAGGCGATCTTCCAGTTTCCGTTGCGATGACTTCCGTATCTACTTTATTAGCACCACTATTAACACCTGCAATCTTATTATTATTAGCAGGTCAATGGCTTCCAGTAGATGCAGGAGCTATGTTCTTCTCTATCATTGAAGTCATTATTGTTCCGATCGCATTAGGGATTATCGTGCGGAAGCTATTACCGAATATAGTGGAAAAAGGTACAGAGGCACTCCCTGTCATATCTATTGTCGCTATACTCGGTATTGTTGCTGCTGTTGTTGGAGTAAATCAGGAAAATTTAGCATCTGCTGCTTTGTTATTGTTTACGGCTGTCATTCTTCATAACGTTTTCGGTCTCTTACTAGGCTATGTTGCCGCAAAGGCTGTTGGTCTTGACGAAACGAAACGTCGTGCAATTTCTATTGAAGTAGGGATGCAAAACTCAGGACTTGGCGCTACATTAGCTAGCGTTCATTTTTCTCCACTTGCTGCACTACCAAGCGCTATATTTTCTGTATGGCACAACATTTCTGGACCAATTCTCGTTTCTTTATGGTCAAGAAAAAAAGTAGATAATGAGGATGACAATAAGAAGGCGAGTTAA
- the hemL gene encoding glutamate-1-semialdehyde 2,1-aminomutase gives MNRNKSIEAFKHAKKVMPGGVNSPVRAFKSVNLDPVFMEKGKGSTIWDIDGNEYIDYVLSWGPLVLGHADDQVVEALKAVTEKGTSFGAPSEIETTLAELVVERVPSIEVVRMVNSGTEATMSALRLARGYTGRNKIVKFEGCYHGHGDSLLIKAGSGVATLGLPDSPGVPESVAQNTLTVPYNDLESLKLAFSEFGDDIAAVILEPVAGNMGVVPPEEGFLEGVRKITEDNGTLMIFDEVMTGFRVGYECAQGKFGVTPDLTCLGKVIGGGLPVGAYGGKREIMEKIAPAGPIYQAGTLSGNPLAMTAGYETLRQLTPESYEEFERLGKRLAEGLSAAAKNYGIPHHINRAGSMVGFFFTNEKVTNYEKASSSDLSMFTQYFKLMLDQGISIPPSQFEGMFLSTKHTDEDIDRTIEAAKQAFAKIK, from the coding sequence ATGAACCGAAATAAGTCAATAGAAGCATTTAAACATGCAAAGAAGGTTATGCCAGGTGGAGTCAATAGTCCTGTACGTGCTTTTAAATCAGTAAACTTAGACCCTGTTTTTATGGAAAAAGGTAAAGGGTCAACCATATGGGACATTGATGGAAATGAGTATATTGATTACGTGCTTTCTTGGGGTCCGCTAGTATTAGGTCATGCTGATGATCAAGTCGTAGAAGCATTAAAAGCTGTAACGGAAAAAGGAACTAGCTTCGGTGCCCCTAGTGAAATCGAAACGACGTTAGCTGAGCTAGTTGTAGAACGTGTACCTTCAATTGAAGTTGTTCGAATGGTTAACTCAGGAACAGAGGCTACAATGAGTGCCCTACGATTAGCAAGAGGCTACACTGGCCGTAATAAAATTGTGAAATTTGAAGGCTGCTACCACGGTCATGGAGATTCTTTACTTATTAAAGCTGGTTCCGGTGTAGCAACGTTAGGGTTACCCGATAGTCCTGGTGTACCTGAATCCGTTGCACAAAATACGTTAACAGTACCATATAACGACCTAGAAAGCTTAAAATTAGCATTTAGTGAGTTTGGGGACGATATCGCTGCAGTAATATTAGAGCCAGTAGCAGGAAACATGGGCGTTGTCCCTCCAGAGGAAGGATTCTTAGAAGGTGTCCGCAAAATAACTGAAGATAATGGAACTCTAATGATATTTGACGAGGTTATGACAGGTTTCCGTGTAGGCTACGAATGTGCCCAAGGGAAGTTTGGTGTTACACCAGATTTAACTTGTTTAGGAAAAGTTATTGGTGGTGGATTACCAGTAGGTGCTTACGGTGGGAAGCGTGAAATAATGGAAAAAATTGCTCCAGCTGGTCCAATCTATCAAGCAGGTACGTTGTCAGGAAACCCATTAGCGATGACAGCTGGTTATGAAACGCTCCGTCAGCTTACGCCTGAAAGCTATGAAGAATTTGAGCGATTAGGAAAACGTCTTGCTGAAGGCTTGTCAGCAGCTGCAAAGAACTATGGTATTCCACACCATATCAATCGTGCCGGATCAATGGTAGGCTTTTTCTTTACTAACGAAAAAGTAACTAATTATGAAAAAGCATCTTCATCAGATTTATCTATGTTCACACAATACTTCAAGTTAATGCTAGACCAAGGCATATCTATACCGCCTTCTCAATTCGAAGGAATGTTCTTATCTACAAAGCATACTGATGAGGATATTGACCGCACAATTGAAGCGGCAAAGCAGGCATTTGCAAAAATAAAATAA
- the hemA gene encoding glutamyl-tRNA reductase: MHILVVSLNYKTTPVEIREQFSFQDDLGRALLKLRQSKSVLECAIISTCNRTEVYVVADQLHTGRYYTKVFLSEWFNIQKEDFSRYLDIREDEHAIEHLFRVTCGLDSMILGETQILGQVRDSFILAQEKETTGTIFNHLFKQAITLAKRAHSETNIGENAVSVSYAAVELGKKIFGDFDNKKVLVLGAGKMSELTAKHLTSSGVNDITVMNRTKEKAIMLAEKFNGKALSMDEMDSSLVATDILISSTGSRDYVVTKSRVESLAKKRKGRPLFLVDIAVPRDLDPSLADIENVYLYDIDDLQGIVAANLEDRKKEAEKIELMIEEELIGFSEWLDTLGVVPVISALRKKAVTIQADTMESLERKLTGLSDREKKVIRKHMKSIVNQFLRDPISAVKELPEQENSEELLKFITKVFAIDEQLKEQEQLPSSQIQINKIERQWNVEKRKAKLASNNKVVARSI; encoded by the coding sequence ATGCACATCCTAGTCGTTAGTTTGAATTATAAAACAACTCCAGTTGAAATTCGAGAACAATTTAGCTTTCAAGATGATTTAGGTCGTGCATTATTGAAGCTTCGCCAATCGAAAAGTGTTCTAGAATGTGCCATTATCTCAACCTGTAATCGTACGGAAGTATACGTAGTAGCTGACCAGCTGCATACAGGTCGTTATTATACGAAAGTATTTTTATCTGAATGGTTTAATATTCAGAAGGAAGACTTCTCTCGTTATCTAGATATTAGGGAAGATGAACATGCTATCGAGCATTTATTTCGTGTTACGTGTGGCTTAGACTCGATGATTTTAGGAGAAACGCAAATATTAGGTCAAGTAAGAGATAGCTTTATACTTGCGCAGGAAAAAGAAACAACAGGGACAATATTTAACCATTTGTTTAAGCAAGCTATAACGCTAGCAAAACGCGCACACTCTGAAACGAATATCGGTGAAAATGCGGTCTCAGTAAGCTATGCTGCAGTTGAATTAGGGAAAAAGATATTTGGAGACTTTGACAATAAAAAGGTACTTGTATTAGGTGCTGGAAAAATGAGTGAGTTAACGGCTAAGCATTTAACATCAAGTGGTGTTAATGATATTACAGTAATGAACCGTACGAAAGAAAAAGCGATTATGCTTGCTGAAAAGTTTAATGGGAAAGCGTTAAGTATGGATGAGATGGATAGTTCTCTTGTAGCTACAGATATATTAATTAGCTCAACGGGTTCGCGAGACTATGTTGTAACAAAGTCTCGAGTAGAAAGCCTAGCGAAAAAAAGAAAAGGCCGTCCTTTATTTCTTGTTGATATCGCTGTCCCACGTGATTTAGACCCTTCTTTAGCAGACATTGAAAACGTCTATTTATATGATATAGATGACTTACAAGGGATAGTTGCTGCTAATCTTGAAGATCGTAAGAAGGAAGCTGAGAAAATAGAGTTAATGATTGAAGAAGAATTAATCGGCTTTAGTGAATGGTTAGACACTTTAGGCGTTGTACCAGTTATTTCGGCTCTTAGAAAAAAGGCTGTAACGATCCAAGCGGATACGATGGAAAGTCTTGAAAGGAAGTTAACGGGCTTATCTGATAGAGAAAAGAAGGTTATTCGCAAACATATGAAAAGCATTGTCAACCAGTTTTTAAGAGACCCTATTTCAGCAGTAAAGGAACTACCAGAACAGGAAAATTCAGAGGAATTATTAAAGTTTATTACAAAGGTATTTGCTATAGATGAACAACTGAAAGAGCAAGAGCAACTTCCTTCCTCTCAAATACAAATAAATAAAATAGAACGTCAGTGGAATGTGGAAAAACGGAAGGCAAAGCTAGCTAGTAATAATAAAGTGGTTGCCCGCTCTATATAG
- the spoVID gene encoding stage VI sporulation protein D: MTNEQPSSLAFTIKESVWLSQGNEIDELLSLALEPDISIQEEEDQVNVRGNLLLFGEYKPKEEDSSGGSFSDQLSFRSIEEVSMTDDGIGMIRHSFPLDVTIPRERIHRLEDLYVTVDTFDYEMPNKGCIELEASVSVSGIKSEREVERQAESVGDSLYRNVEEEEQYSPPQYTFDNSPIEEQTVEFEMSRNDNNQNDRSFHFEAYRQSEQDEVEDVEANIDPTPVNEVDEQPDNEINRDEDIEKNVVEDQNEEEVIKVNSESEEEVSEVRSESVEPLKEESESVDRTDASAEPIVSFTSQEPKVSFKADSKDLSGENSEAGRVDEDGETSKASERKEENALYLTKMLTKGEEQYSKLKMCIVQEGESLETIADRYEMQVSSLISVNRLSEERVSEGQILYIPVRQTPTSSS; this comes from the coding sequence TTGACTAACGAACAACCGTCATCCTTGGCATTCACTATTAAGGAATCAGTTTGGTTAAGCCAAGGCAATGAAATCGATGAACTGTTATCACTAGCATTAGAGCCAGATATCTCTATTCAGGAAGAGGAGGATCAGGTGAACGTAAGAGGAAACCTCTTACTATTTGGAGAGTATAAGCCAAAGGAAGAAGATTCAAGCGGAGGCTCTTTTTCAGACCAACTTTCTTTTAGGTCGATTGAAGAAGTTTCTATGACTGACGATGGAATAGGAATGATTAGGCATTCATTCCCTTTAGATGTAACGATTCCTCGTGAGAGAATACACCGTTTAGAGGACTTATATGTCACTGTCGACACCTTTGATTATGAGATGCCTAACAAAGGTTGTATTGAGTTAGAAGCTAGCGTATCTGTTAGTGGAATAAAAAGTGAGAGAGAAGTAGAGCGACAAGCCGAGAGTGTAGGGGATAGTTTATATCGTAATGTTGAGGAAGAAGAACAATATAGTCCTCCTCAATATACATTTGATAATTCTCCTATAGAAGAGCAAACTGTAGAATTTGAAATGAGCAGGAATGACAACAACCAAAATGATCGAAGTTTTCACTTTGAGGCGTATCGACAATCAGAACAAGATGAGGTTGAAGATGTAGAAGCAAATATTGATCCTACGCCGGTAAATGAAGTAGATGAACAGCCAGATAATGAGATTAATAGAGATGAAGATATAGAAAAAAATGTTGTAGAGGATCAAAATGAAGAGGAGGTCATTAAAGTAAATTCTGAGTCAGAAGAAGAGGTAAGTGAAGTTCGTTCAGAGTCTGTAGAGCCGTTAAAAGAGGAATCCGAGTCGGTAGATAGAACAGATGCGTCAGCTGAGCCTATCGTATCGTTTACTTCACAGGAACCAAAAGTATCATTTAAGGCTGATTCAAAGGATCTCAGTGGAGAAAATAGCGAAGCTGGAAGAGTTGATGAAGATGGAGAGACATCGAAGGCGAGTGAAAGAAAGGAAGAAAATGCACTTTACTTAACGAAGATGCTTACTAAAGGTGAAGAACAGTACTCGAAGCTTAAAATGTGTATTGTGCAAGAAGGAGAATCATTAGAAACGATTGCTGATCGGTATGAAATGCAAGTGAGTAGTCTCATCTCAGTAAATAGATTAAGTGAAGAAAGAGTTTCAGAGGGACAGATTCTTTACATTCCCGTAAGGCAGACTCCTACATCCAGTTCGTGA
- the hemC gene encoding hydroxymethylbilane synthase, translated as MRKIIVGSRKSNLAMTQTKWVIEQLKSLGLNYEFEIKEIVTKGDKILDVTLSKVGGKGLFVKEIEKAMYDGEIDIAVHSMKDLPAEIADGMAVGAIPKRVDPRDAFISNSGKGLMDLPAGSIVGTSSLRRSAQVLAKRPDLEIQWIRGNIDTRLRKCREENFDAIILAAAGIERVGWTSDIVTEFLEPEVCLPAVGQGALGIECRADDKEVLALLAKINDSDTEKTVTAERAFLHTVEGGCQVPVAGYATLQDNGEIALTALVGSPDGQQIFRESIAGTDPVAIGKEVAQRMLKAGAKKVLDEVKADLDQ; from the coding sequence ATGAGAAAAATAATAGTTGGCTCACGTAAAAGTAACTTGGCAATGACACAAACGAAGTGGGTTATAGAACAATTAAAATCACTAGGATTAAATTACGAGTTTGAAATTAAGGAAATTGTGACAAAAGGCGATAAAATATTAGACGTAACGTTATCAAAAGTTGGGGGAAAAGGTCTTTTCGTAAAAGAGATAGAAAAAGCAATGTATGATGGTGAAATTGATATTGCTGTTCATAGTATGAAAGACTTACCTGCCGAAATTGCTGACGGTATGGCGGTCGGCGCTATTCCGAAAAGAGTAGATCCAAGAGATGCATTCATTTCTAACAGTGGAAAAGGGTTAATGGATTTGCCTGCAGGGTCCATTGTTGGTACGAGTAGCCTTCGTCGTTCAGCACAAGTGTTAGCGAAACGACCAGATTTAGAGATTCAATGGATTAGAGGAAATATTGATACAAGACTACGTAAATGCCGGGAAGAAAACTTTGATGCGATTATTTTAGCAGCAGCCGGTATAGAGCGAGTTGGATGGACAAGTGATATTGTGACAGAATTTTTAGAGCCAGAAGTATGTTTACCAGCTGTAGGACAAGGTGCATTAGGTATAGAATGCCGTGCAGATGATAAAGAAGTACTAGCGCTTTTAGCTAAAATAAATGATAGTGATACAGAAAAAACAGTAACTGCTGAACGCGCTTTTCTCCATACGGTAGAAGGTGGATGCCAAGTACCAGTAGCAGGCTATGCGACACTCCAAGATAATGGTGAAATTGCATTAACTGCACTTGTTGGTTCACCAGATGGTCAGCAAATCTTCCGCGAATCAATTGCTGGGACTGACCCAGTTGCTATTGGAAAGGAAGTTGCACAGCGAATGCTTAAAGCTGGTGCAAAGAAAGTGTTAGACGAAGTGAAAGCTGACCTCGATCAATAA
- a CDS encoding cytochrome C assembly family protein: MLLNLLYISIIIIYALSVLGYFVDFIQNNQKVNKLAFWLLSIVAILQTIFIIIRTVEYNRLPLMTIFEGMFIYAWILVIFSLVISRFSKLDFLLLVVNIIGFVILTISIFAPTDDISPRLSDLLILELLVIHVTLLLLAYGLLTLSFSLSVLYAVQHHLLKQKRWGKKMVRIGNLSVLERFSYIFTLIGLPLMLLGVIQGIVWTWLEFDQIPWLDLKVISSFLVMIAYSVYLFQWAVKKQRGYGLALFNIAAFLLLLINYFLSSSFSNFHIW; encoded by the coding sequence ATGCTACTAAACCTTTTGTACATCTCAATTATCATTATATACGCGTTGAGTGTGTTAGGATATTTTGTTGACTTCATTCAAAACAACCAGAAGGTAAATAAACTTGCCTTCTGGTTGCTTTCGATTGTTGCCATATTACAAACGATATTTATTATAATTAGAACTGTCGAATATAACCGGCTACCACTCATGACGATATTCGAAGGCATGTTTATATATGCTTGGATTCTTGTGATCTTTTCTTTAGTCATTAGTCGTTTTTCAAAGTTAGATTTTTTACTATTAGTAGTAAATATTATCGGCTTTGTCATTTTAACAATTAGTATATTTGCACCAACGGATGATATATCACCGAGGCTTTCTGACTTACTTATATTAGAGCTTTTAGTTATTCATGTGACACTGCTTTTATTGGCATATGGTTTATTAACACTATCCTTTTCACTATCTGTTTTATATGCGGTTCAACATCATTTGTTAAAGCAGAAGAGATGGGGAAAAAAGATGGTGAGGATTGGTAACCTTTCTGTTCTAGAGCGTTTTTCTTATATTTTTACACTCATAGGGCTTCCACTGATGCTTTTAGGGGTAATTCAAGGGATTGTATGGACGTGGTTAGAGTTTGACCAAATACCGTGGTTAGACTTAAAGGTCATTAGCTCATTTTTGGTGATGATTGCCTATAGCGTATATTTATTTCAATGGGCTGTAAAAAAGCAGCGTGGATACGGATTAGCACTTTTTAATATTGCAGCATTTTTGCTTCTTTTAATTAATTACTTTTTATCTAGCTCATTTTCTAACTTTCATATTTGGTAA
- a CDS encoding uroporphyrinogen-III synthase, with amino-acid sequence MTSPLQGYTLLNTRAIHQAAPLTKYLEKHGGNVVEIPLISMKKTSDPKIKEAIKMIHTYDYIVFTSTNSISFFLEILKEQGLSKREICNMKFAVVGKSTLRSLNKEGFDADIIPPIFDAEHLASALKTELSAGEKVLYPKSDLARDVLTRELHKVGIQIDDPSVYETVFRIDDKAKLNELIKKNLIHIIIFTSPSTVHSFFSQVDKEVVMNNVDKLHFAVIGSVTSRALKDEGIEEMIIPKEFTTEALVHAIMKHIK; translated from the coding sequence ATGACTTCACCACTTCAAGGCTATACTTTATTAAACACGAGGGCGATTCACCAAGCCGCGCCTTTAACGAAATACTTGGAAAAGCATGGGGGGAATGTCGTAGAAATTCCCCTTATTTCCATGAAAAAAACGTCTGACCCAAAAATAAAAGAAGCGATAAAAATGATACATACGTATGATTACATTGTTTTTACGAGCACGAATAGTATCTCCTTTTTTCTAGAAATCCTTAAAGAACAAGGTCTGAGTAAGCGTGAAATATGTAACATGAAATTTGCAGTTGTAGGGAAAAGTACGTTAAGAAGCTTAAATAAAGAAGGCTTCGACGCTGATATTATACCGCCAATTTTTGATGCAGAGCATTTAGCATCTGCATTAAAAACAGAACTGTCAGCCGGAGAGAAAGTACTCTATCCGAAAAGCGATCTTGCTAGAGATGTCTTAACTAGAGAATTACATAAGGTTGGTATTCAGATCGATGATCCGTCTGTTTATGAAACAGTGTTTCGTATCGATGATAAGGCAAAATTAAATGAACTTATAAAAAAGAACTTAATACATATTATTATTTTTACTAGTCCATCAACAGTGCATTCTTTTTTCTCGCAAGTCGATAAAGAAGTGGTGATGAACAATGTGGACAAGCTCCATTTTGCGGTAATAGGGTCAGTCACTAGTCGTGCATTAAAGGATGAAGGAATTGAAGAGATGATCATCCCTAAGGAATTTACGACAGAAGCTTTAGTCCATGCAATCATGAAGCATATTAAATAA